The nucleotide window CGCACGTCGCCGATTCCGCCGAACAGATCGATGTAGAAACCCGAATTCGTGTTGCGGGCAGACATCGTGTGCTCGGCCCGCAGGATCGGATCTCCCCGAACGGGAACGGTATTGAACTCGCCGGTTACCGGGTCAAATATCTCAGGCTCCACAACGAGCGTGAGAACGTCTCGAATAAGGCCCCGAGATCCACCGCCGACAATGAGAACCCGACCGTCGGGTGTATTGACCATCGTGTGTCCAACACGTGGCTTCGTCATCGGGTTGGGCAATACATCGAATGACAGGGTGCCCGGCGTGAAGATCAGGGCCTCGTCGGTGCCTTCACCTCCCGGCGTAAAGGATCCGCCCGTGACGAGAATATCGCCATTCGTCATCAGTATCGCGGCATGGTTGCCTCGGCCGAAAGGCAAGCTTGCCGGCGACAGCGAAAACGTGAACGGTATGTAGACGACCACGGCGGTGTCCGTTCCGGCAACACCCTGGGTGTCGTAAGCCGTGATGACCAGCTCGCTGAGTCCGGGAGCCACGTCGACGCTCATCGACCATACGCGCGTTGAGGCGTTGAAGTCCATCGGCTCGCCGGCGAGGACTACGCGATCAATAGGCCGGAAGGAGGAAGCTCTGACCGCGAATTCAACGCGGGCGTCCGTGACAATTCGATTCGGATCCGGTTCGAGTATCTCTATCTCCGGTGTCGAAATCTCGACAAAGGGACGGTCGCAACCAGCCCATACGAATGCAAGAAGTGCAGCGACGATGGAGGCCGCGCGACGCGCGACCCGGCGAATCGCCGGATCTGGTCGGCCCTTACTCTCGAGTGGATGACGGATTGACTTCATTCCGGGCGATCCCGTGAGGGGTCGAGCATGACGTGGTCCGGATAGGTCACCTCTTCCAGCACCAGTCCGCACGCCGGAGCGGCGGGGCCGGCCGCGGGTCGATCTCGCGTCGCGAGCACGGTCTCAAGATCCGAAGCCGATCGGAGACCGCGACCGATCTCCAGAAGTGTACCGACGATTGCGCGTACCATGCCGTGCAGGAATCGGTCGGCCACGATTTCGAAATAGTGAAAACCGTCGACGGACTCGCTGACCCAGACGGCGCGCGACACCGAGCAGATCCTATTCTTCGTCTCCGACTGGGTGCGGCAGAACGACGAGAAGTCGGTCGTGGTGACAAGAGTCGTCGCCGCGTCATTCATAAGATCGAAGTCGGTAGATGTATGTGCCAAACTCCTGAAGGGTCGCTCAAACGCCGTGGGGCGAAGTGTAACATAGTATCGATATCGGCGCGAGACTGCATCGTAGCGAGCGTGAAAGGCGTCGTGCGCCCTTTGAACGGACACCACCGCGATGTCGTTGGGAAGGAGACCGTTCAGTGAATGGCTCAAACGTGGAAGATCAACGGATCCGTCGCCATCAAAGTGAGCCACCTGTCCGCGCGCGTGGACCCCCGCATCCGTGCGACCCGACCCAACGACCCCCGTTCGCGTTCGAAGTGCCGTTGACAGGGCCT belongs to Rhodothermales bacterium and includes:
- the truA gene encoding tRNA pseudouridine(38-40) synthase TruA, yielding MPRYKILLEYEGTNYHGWQVQNGEVTVQQELEKALSTALRTRTGVVGSGRTDAGVHARGQVAHFDGDGSVDLPRLSHSLNGLLPNDIAVVSVQRAHDAFHARYDAVSRRYRYYVTLRPTAFERPFRSLAHTSTDFDLMNDAATTLVTTTDFSSFCRTQSETKNRICSVSRAVWVSESVDGFHYFEIVADRFLHGMVRAIVGTLLEIGRGLRSASDLETVLATRDRPAAGPAAPACGLVLEEVTYPDHVMLDPSRDRPE